The proteins below are encoded in one region of Campylobacter rectus:
- a CDS encoding histidinol-phosphatase, whose product MRVDLHNHTPLCKHAVDEPRQYVLSAINSGCEYFGFSDHAPMKFDEAYRMDFSQMPSYESEILRLRDEFDGRIKILLGYEVDFLEGFMDERVLTREVDYLIGSVHFLGGWGFDNPEFIGEYEKRDIDQIWRDYFYYIEKMAKSGKFDIVGHLDLLKVFKFMPKTDVRILAKDAIDAIKKANLTVEINAAGFRKPIGEQYPSINLLEMIAEKDIPITFGSDAHAKDQVGLNGEKCEQIARNLGFSKCAVFKNRDREFVKF is encoded by the coding sequence ATGAGAGTCGATCTGCACAACCACACCCCGCTTTGCAAACACGCCGTAGATGAGCCCAGGCAGTATGTTTTGAGCGCGATAAATTCGGGCTGCGAGTATTTCGGTTTTAGCGATCACGCGCCGATGAAATTTGACGAAGCGTATCGTATGGATTTTTCGCAAATGCCCTCTTACGAGAGCGAAATTTTACGCCTCAGAGACGAATTTGACGGGCGGATCAAAATCCTGCTCGGCTACGAAGTCGATTTTTTAGAAGGCTTTATGGATGAGCGGGTTTTAACTAGAGAGGTCGATTATCTCATCGGTTCGGTACATTTTTTAGGCGGCTGGGGCTTTGACAATCCCGAATTTATCGGCGAATACGAAAAGCGCGACATAGATCAAATTTGGCGGGATTATTTCTACTATATCGAAAAGATGGCAAAGTCGGGCAAATTTGACATAGTTGGGCATTTGGATTTGCTAAAGGTGTTTAAATTTATGCCAAAAACCGACGTTAGAATCCTCGCTAAAGACGCTATTGACGCTATAAAAAAGGCAAATTTGACGGTCGAGATAAATGCAGCGGGCTTTAGAAAACCCATCGGCGAACAGTATCCGAGCATAAATTTACTAGAAATGATCGCCGAAAAAGACATACCTATCACGTTTGGCTCTGACGCGCACGCAAAGGATCAAGTCGGTCTAAACGGCGAAAAATGCGAGCAAATCGCCAGAAATTTGGGCTTTAGCAAGTGCGCGGTATTTAAAAATCGCGACAGGGAATTTGTAAAATTTTAG
- a CDS encoding DUF3972 domain-containing protein yields MQTYLNIDEFCKLVHLEREVIEGMINRGVLNTKEEGGEILIEASQGTMSVVPSVVAVPAPQIGADGFSFVEKTIGTILNLHEKVLDAKDETLETLRNENKFLKEALISMQELYDEDRRTVETLTSQLKNSQEEVEFLKRKYKLMWNKAVENFKDDKE; encoded by the coding sequence ATGCAGACATACTTAAATATCGACGAATTTTGCAAGCTCGTGCACCTGGAGCGCGAGGTGATCGAGGGGATGATAAACCGCGGCGTGTTAAATACGAAAGAAGAGGGCGGCGAGATCCTCATAGAGGCTAGCCAAGGCACGATGAGCGTGGTGCCTAGCGTCGTGGCCGTGCCGGCTCCGCAGATCGGCGCGGACGGTTTTAGCTTCGTAGAAAAGACGATCGGCACGATACTGAATTTACACGAAAAGGTGCTTGATGCTAAAGACGAGACGCTAGAGACCCTGCGCAACGAAAATAAATTTTTAAAAGAGGCGTTAATCTCGATGCAAGAGCTTTACGACGAGGATCGCCGCACGGTCGAGACGCTAACGTCGCAGCTAAAAAATTCGCAAGAAGAAGTCGAGTTTTTAAAACGAAAATACAAACTTATGTGGAACAAAGCGGTTGAAAATTTCAAAGACGACAAGGAATAG
- a CDS encoding AbgT family transporter: protein MDNKNSESILGFIEKFGNKLPNPTMLFVYLSVITILLSFALERLGVGVSYQAIKDGQISQLSANVVNLLSADSIRTFVSSMLKNFTGFYPLGVVFAIILGIGVADKAGLLSALVKKIALKSSKKWVTPIVVFLGIMSNVASSVGYVVLIPLGAILFAGFGRHPIAGLAAAFAGVSGGWSANLLIGTNDPMFAAFSTQAASVLNPDYVVLATANWYFMIASTFLIVMVGSFVTDRIVEPRLGKFSFDGALNLHERGEISAEQKRGLKFALIASVIFAILLLAALLPSNSLFGAKEGESFTKSVFMHSIIIFMMLFFIVAGAAYGAGAGTIKNSGDAVKFMEQAVAELSGFLVLIFFAAQFTYLFNASNIGLVLSIKGSVFLKDIGLTGLSLIIVFIVVIAFINLFIAVDSAKWAMMAPIFVPMFMNLGLSPELTQAAFRIGDSTTNIITPLMPFFVLIVAFMQRYDKGLKIGSVVSIMLPYTVAFLISWAALMSVWYVLDLPLGPGAIIHYLK from the coding sequence ATGGACAATAAAAATAGCGAATCAATCTTAGGCTTTATCGAAAAATTCGGCAACAAGCTGCCTAATCCCACTATGCTTTTCGTCTATCTTTCGGTTATTACGATTTTGCTATCGTTTGCGCTAGAGAGACTCGGCGTTGGCGTCAGCTATCAGGCTATCAAGGACGGGCAGATCTCGCAGCTAAGCGCAAACGTCGTAAATTTGCTCTCAGCTGATAGCATCAGGACCTTTGTCTCGTCCATGCTTAAAAACTTCACCGGTTTTTATCCTCTTGGCGTGGTTTTTGCGATCATTTTAGGTATCGGCGTGGCGGATAAGGCCGGGCTTTTATCGGCGCTGGTTAAAAAAATCGCCCTAAAATCGTCTAAAAAATGGGTGACGCCGATCGTGGTTTTTTTGGGCATTATGTCAAATGTCGCCTCATCGGTCGGCTACGTCGTGCTGATACCGCTCGGAGCGATTTTATTTGCTGGCTTCGGGCGCCACCCTATCGCGGGACTTGCCGCGGCTTTTGCGGGCGTTAGCGGCGGCTGGTCGGCAAATCTGCTAATCGGCACGAACGATCCGATGTTTGCGGCGTTTTCTACGCAGGCGGCCAGCGTGCTAAATCCCGACTACGTCGTTTTGGCTACGGCAAATTGGTATTTTATGATCGCATCGACCTTTTTGATCGTGATGGTAGGCTCTTTTGTTACGGATAGGATCGTCGAGCCTAGGCTGGGCAAATTTAGCTTTGATGGGGCGTTAAATTTGCACGAGCGCGGCGAGATCAGCGCAGAGCAAAAGCGAGGGCTAAAATTTGCCCTCATCGCGTCGGTTATTTTCGCGATCCTTTTGCTAGCGGCGCTTTTACCGTCAAATTCGCTCTTTGGCGCAAAAGAGGGCGAGAGCTTTACGAAGTCCGTTTTTATGCACTCTATCATCATTTTTATGATGCTATTTTTTATAGTAGCGGGCGCTGCATACGGAGCTGGAGCGGGGACGATAAAAAACAGCGGCGACGCGGTCAAATTTATGGAACAAGCCGTCGCCGAGCTATCGGGATTTTTGGTTTTGATATTTTTCGCGGCTCAGTTTACCTATCTCTTTAACGCCTCAAACATCGGGCTGGTACTGTCGATAAAGGGCTCGGTTTTCTTAAAAGATATCGGCTTAACCGGGCTTAGCCTAATTATCGTTTTTATAGTCGTGATCGCGTTTATAAATTTATTTATCGCCGTGGATTCGGCTAAATGGGCGATGATGGCGCCTATTTTCGTGCCGATGTTTATGAATCTAGGCCTCTCGCCCGAGCTAACGCAAGCCGCGTTTAGGATAGGCGACTCGACGACGAATATCATCACGCCTTTGATGCCGTTTTTCGTGCTGATAGTGGCGTTTATGCAGCGCTACGACAAGGGGCTGAAAATCGGCTCGGTAGTCTCGATAATGCTGCCTTACACGGTCGCGTTTTTGATCTCGTGGGCGGCGCTGATGTCGGTTTGGTACGTTTTGGACCTACCTTTGGGGCCGGGCGCGATTATACACTATCTAAAATAA
- a CDS encoding peptidase U32 family protein: MLKPELLSPAGNLTKLKIALEYGADAVYASVASFSLRTRSAREFNLESFKEAIEYTHAKDKKFYATVNAFPFNSQIESLKRHLQTISAMKPDAFIVATPGVMSLAKEIAPDIEIHLSTQANVMNALDAKIYHEMGAKRIVAAREMSLKDVVKIKEQIPTLDIEIFIHGSMCFAYSGRCLVSSVQSGRQSNRGSCANDCRFKYELYAKSDESGVLFRLEEDEGGTHIMNSKDLNLSAHIKDIIESGTVDSLKIEGRTKSEYYAACATRAYRMAVDDAMAGKFDAQIYAGELNTLKNRGFTDGYLVNRPFEKADTQNHASSLEEGTHQVNALTLDGEFFKCKYKIFPGSEYEIVAPIGSQIDERESEISQIFGRNGKKFIKFKKLVTKKGKEIAEIHSGNENEVNLGARLPKFSFLREEIK, from the coding sequence GTGCTAAAGCCCGAGCTTTTATCTCCCGCGGGAAATTTAACCAAGCTAAAAATCGCGCTAGAATACGGTGCGGACGCGGTTTACGCCTCGGTGGCGAGCTTTTCGCTTCGCACGCGTTCGGCGCGCGAATTTAACTTAGAGAGTTTTAAGGAAGCCATCGAATACACGCACGCAAAGGACAAGAAATTTTACGCGACGGTAAACGCTTTTCCTTTTAATTCGCAAATCGAGTCGCTAAAACGCCACCTGCAAACGATATCGGCGATGAAGCCCGATGCCTTTATCGTCGCGACTCCGGGCGTGATGAGCCTAGCAAAAGAAATAGCCCCCGACATCGAGATCCACCTCTCTACGCAGGCAAACGTTATGAACGCGCTCGATGCCAAAATCTACCACGAAATGGGTGCAAAACGCATCGTAGCAGCACGCGAAATGAGCCTAAAAGACGTAGTGAAGATAAAAGAGCAAATCCCGACGCTGGATATCGAAATTTTCATTCACGGCTCGATGTGCTTTGCGTATTCGGGGCGCTGTTTGGTTAGCTCCGTGCAAAGCGGCCGCCAATCAAACCGCGGCAGCTGCGCAAACGACTGCAGGTTTAAATACGAACTTTACGCAAAAAGCGATGAAAGCGGGGTTTTATTTCGCCTCGAGGAGGACGAAGGCGGCACGCATATAATGAACTCCAAAGACTTAAATTTATCCGCGCACATCAAAGATATCATCGAAAGCGGCACGGTCGATAGCCTAAAAATCGAAGGCCGCACGAAAAGCGAATACTACGCCGCCTGTGCGACTAGAGCATACCGTATGGCCGTCGATGACGCTATGGCTGGCAAATTTGACGCGCAAATTTACGCCGGCGAGCTAAATACGCTAAAAAATCGCGGCTTTACCGACGGCTACTTGGTAAATCGTCCGTTTGAAAAGGCTGATACGCAAAATCACGCCAGCAGCCTAGAGGAAGGCACTCATCAGGTAAATGCTTTGACTTTAGACGGCGAGTTTTTTAAATGCAAATATAAAATTTTCCCGGGTAGCGAGTATGAGATCGTAGCGCCCATAGGCTCGCAGATAGATGAGCGCGAGAGCGAAATCTCTCAAATTTTCGGTCGCAACGGTAAGAAATTTATCAAATTTAAAAAACTCGTAACCAAAAAAGGCAAAGAGATCGCCGAGATCCACAGCGGCAATGAAAACGAAGTAAATTTGGGCGCTAGGCTGCCTAAATTTAGCTTTTTAAGAGAGGAAATAAAATGA
- the purE gene encoding 5-(carboxyamino)imidazole ribonucleotide mutase: MKFVSIIMGSKSDYDVVSEAAKVLEKFNVPYELIISSAHRSPKRTSEYVAAAEEKGAQVFIAAAGMAAHLAGAIAANTTRPVIGIPMGGSALSGVDALYSTVQMPGGMPVGTVAIGKVGAVNAAYLALQILALNDLNLGDALKADRAAKAKQVEEDSAKVEILLA; encoded by the coding sequence ATGAAATTCGTATCTATAATAATGGGAAGCAAGAGCGACTACGACGTAGTTAGCGAGGCGGCGAAAGTGCTTGAAAAATTTAATGTCCCTTATGAGCTAATCATCAGCTCGGCGCACAGAAGTCCGAAGCGAACGAGCGAGTATGTCGCTGCAGCCGAAGAAAAGGGCGCGCAGGTATTTATCGCGGCTGCCGGCATGGCAGCGCATCTAGCGGGCGCTATCGCGGCAAACACCACTCGCCCCGTGATCGGTATCCCGATGGGCGGCTCGGCGCTTAGCGGCGTGGATGCGCTTTATTCGACCGTGCAGATGCCCGGCGGCATGCCCGTAGGCACCGTGGCTATCGGCAAGGTCGGCGCGGTAAACGCAGCCTATCTGGCGCTACAAATTTTGGCCCTAAACGACCTTAATCTGGGCGACGCGCTAAAAGCCGACCGAGCGGCGAAAGCCAAGCAAGTAGAGGAGGACTCGGCGAAGGTGGAAATTTTACTCGCCTAA
- a CDS encoding GyrI-like domain-containing protein, translated as MEILAVEGFKIYGLKTRTKNVDEISSSGKIPALWAKFTKEFYDGKSEIYGVYCSYENGVNGLYDLFIGTKSLCPGGEILEIKSGKYAVFSFPSEPQNVARFWRKIWKYFEGSKLKRAYETDFELYGSDGIKIYISVLD; from the coding sequence GTGGAAATTTTAGCGGTAGAGGGCTTTAAAATTTACGGACTAAAAACTCGCACCAAAAACGTCGACGAGATAAGCTCTAGCGGTAAAATCCCGGCCTTGTGGGCTAAATTTACAAAAGAATTTTATGACGGCAAAAGCGAAATTTACGGCGTTTATTGTAGTTACGAAAACGGCGTAAATGGGCTTTACGATTTATTTATCGGTACGAAGTCGCTTTGCCCGGGCGGCGAAATTTTAGAGATAAAAAGCGGCAAATACGCTGTTTTTAGCTTTCCGAGCGAGCCGCAAAACGTAGCAAGATTTTGGAGAAAAATTTGGAAATATTTTGAAGGCTCGAAGCTAAAAAGAGCCTACGAAACGGATTTTGAGCTTTACGGTAGCGACGGGATAAAAATTTATATCTCGGTTTTAGATTAG